A genomic region of Colletotrichum destructivum chromosome 1, complete sequence contains the following coding sequences:
- a CDS encoding Putative major facilitator superfamily, MFS transporter superfamily has protein sequence MTGSADGLPVATETSPLLRNSGSETANGTTVEVENGHANGAPAAADDANDNRDGNPEMAKKMHILLPAVSIGIYLCAVDQLLTVATYAKIGSELHALNNTSWLATAYYITLTSFQPLYGKLSDIFGRKECLLFAYVVFALGSLGCGLAGSFPQLCVARAVAGIGGGGMNSVVAILLSDIVPLRERGVWQGYLNIIFAAGTSTGAPLGGLLADSVGWRWSFAGQVPLCVLAFVTVYFVLDLPPPDHAHWREKVRRVDFLGAATLVAAVVALLVGLDSGSNHGWSAPVTLAALAATPILFAAFVFVEMRVASHPFAPGHVIFDRSLFACYLANFFGIAAHIASIFFLPLFFQAVQGASATVAGAALVPAMVASVTASVSAGVFMKRTGRYYTLTVLAYGFMVLAVAPTVVFLRLRSSAGVVAGMALLALGGGAGITTTLVALLSNAAVQDSAVVVACSYLFRSLGSSIGISVCSAVLQQVLRTQLAARLSDGDEARRVEERVRESLDYIRELPPAMAAEVRASYQIATLGAMVPVAVLLVLAFVSTFFIREKALGK, from the exons ATGACCGGCTCCGCTGACGGCCTCCCCGTTGCCACGGAGACTTCGCCGCTGCTGCGCAACTCCGGCTCGGAGaccgccaacggcaccaccgtcgaggtcgagaatGGCCACGCCAACGGCGccccggccgcggccgacgacgccaacgatAACCGGGACGGCAACCCggagatggccaagaagatgcACATCCTCCTCCCGGCCGTCAGCATCGGC ATCTACCTCTGTGCCGTCGACCAGCTGCTCACCGTCGCAACCTACGCCAAGATCGGCAGCGAGCTGCACGCCCTTAACAACACGAGCTGGCTCGCAACGGC CTACTACATCACCCTGACCAGCTTCCAGCCGCTCTACGGCAAGCTGAGCGACATCTTCGGCCGCAAGGAGtgcctcctcttcgcctACGTCGTCTTTGCCCTCGGCTCCCTGGGctgcggcctcgccggctccTTTCCCCAACTCTgcgtcgcccgcgccgtcgccggcatcggcggcggcggcatgaacagcgtcgtcgccatcctcctcaGCGACATCGTGCCCCTGCGCGAGCGCGGCGTCTGGCAGGGCTACCTCAACATTatcttcgccgccggcacctCCACCGGCGCCccgctcggcggcctgctcgccgacTCGGTCGGCTGGCGCTGGTCCTTCGCCGGCCAGGTCCCGCTGTGCGTGCTCGCCTTCGTCACCGTCTacttcgtcctcgacctgccGCCCCCCGACCACGCCCACTGGCGCGAAAAGGTCCGCCGCGTCgacttcctcggcgccgccaccctcgtcgccgccgtcgtcgccctgctcgtcggcctcgactcGGGCTCCAACCACGGCTGGTCCGCCCCcgtcaccctcgccgccctcgccgcgaCCCCGatcctcttcgccgccttcgtcttcgtcgagaTGCGCGTCGCCTCCCACCCCTTCGCCCCCGGCCACGTCATCTTCGACCGCTCGCTCTTCGCCTGCTACCTCGCCAACttcttcggcatcgccgcccacatcgcctccatcttcttcctgcccctcttcttccaggcCGTCCAGGGCGCCTcggccaccgtcgccggcgccgctctCGTCCCGGCCATGGTCGCCTCTGTCACCGCGAGCGTCTCCGCCGGCGTCTTCATGAAGCGCACCGGCCGCTATTACACGCTGACCGTGCTGGCGTACGGCTTCATggtgctcgccgtcgccccgaCGGTGGTCTTCCTGCGCCTGCGGtcctcggccggcgtcgtcgccggcatggCGCTGctcgcgctcggcggcggcgccggcatcacgACTACGCTTGTCGCGCTGCTGTCCAACGCCGCGGTGCAGGAttcggccgtcgtcgtcgcctgctCGTACCTGTTCCGCTCGCTGGGGTCCAGCATCGGCATCAGCGTGTGCTCGGCCGTGCTGCAGCAGGTGCTTCGCACCCAGCTGGCCGCGCGTCtgagcgacggcgacgaggcgcgccgcgtcgaggagaGGGTCCGCGAGAGCCTCGACTACATCCGCGAGCTGCCGCCCGCCATGGCTGCCGAGGTCCGGGCCAGCTACCAGATCGCGACGCTGGGCGCCATGGTCCCCGTggcggtgctgctggtgctcgCTTTCGTCTCGACGTTCTTTATCCGCGAGAAGGCCTTGGGCAAGTAG
- a CDS encoding Putative heterokaryon incompatibility yields MKTAHREPHDDAAEEIKWEILRLKNEAVSDDTKGHSCEHCQIFIIRLRPVVNHSSEHGGKTLHFDTTDQEVFNMAASGCAFWSMIRERIVYLQLKEKVEQEPERVFFDREKHGFQLSDKHYEDLAVSLGGLEGRKFLRLHHNSVVDWIRPRKHIFTNSSMCQKLPPPSPYQKRILVQLIMSFSRVRWNSFCVDVRLGVFKSPTETGLIEQRASFLALVPPVNIAEAYENTVASPINLLPNSPTTFALIKNWLRRCEVQHKCGILNLPSLMPSLILKVLSRDSAILIQVPSNMIERYLALSYCWGRGTQKLLLNKDNKSALMSGISIPQLDPTIRDAMITTYELGYELLWIDAVCILQDDEDFKARELSRMGDIYRCASFTIVASAAKEVSEGFLAKRASTMEKLVPADKQSQLVFKMEANWHYRSSADPAPFPVILRPGPKGMDSQEPWYRRAWTLQEALFSRRQLQYRESQTTWICYCTEQKAQQYDGWMDAKWHCDPGYGDAGILEEVTELLWNHLKPAHVSTIHDCWYRLVTAYCDREMTHQTDRLPAISAIAREFAFISGDEYHYGLWKSDLVMGLGWKVKAGSPPSREGRAAAGSRPAPSWSWASVSCGITWLSLDPRKKSKDFDVLGCYINLSLPRGLSGEVQATDIHIRGLIVSLSPIPKLYAESQGVRSVDGLFYIHLDYTDDDRLWADSGSKAELLVLSTKTKLVNGIVLVEKGTGRYVRVGTFETVQYWERRGAVGWSTKKEYLAQVRRFFGGKENIRELVLV; encoded by the exons ATGAAGACAGCACACCGTGAACCTCATGACGACGCCGCAGAGGAAATCAAATGGGAGATTTTACGGCTAAAGAACGAGGCTGTGTCCGATGACACAAAGGGGCACTCCTGCGAGCACTGCCAGATTTTCATCATCAGACTCCGGCCGGTGGTGAACCATAGCTCAGAACATGGTGGGAAGACTTTGCATTTTGACACGACAGACCAGGAAGTCTTCAACATGGCCGCGTCGGGCTGCGCCTTCTGGTCGATGATCAGAGAACGGATTGTCTACCTGCAATTAAAGGAGAAGGTTGAACAAGAACCCGAGAGGGTTTTTTTCGATCGTGAAAAACATGGCTTTCAGCTGTCGGATAAGCATTACGAAGACCTCGCCGTCTCTCTTGGTGGTCTCGAGGGGAGGAAGTTCCTACGCCTTCACCACAACTCGGTTGTCGACTGGATCCGCCCCCGGAAGCATATCTTCACAAACTCTTCCATGTGCCAAAAGCTCCCGCCGCCTTCCCCGTACCAAAAGAGGATTCTGGTTCAGCTCATCATGAGTTTCTCTCGCGTCAGATGGAACTCTTTTTGTGTGGACGTCAGACTGGGTGTCTTCAAAAGTCCTACCGAGACCGGTTTGATAGAACAAAGGGCTTCGTTTTTGGCATTGGTACCCCCGG TCAACATTGCAGAAGCGTACGAGAACACTGTCGCATCGCCTATTAATCTGCTGCCCAACAGTCCAACTACGTTTGCCCTTATTAAAAATTGGCTGCGGAGATGTGAGGTCCAACACAAGTGTGGAATCCTCAACTTACCCTCCTTGATGCCGTCACTGATCCTTAAGGTGTTAAGCCGGGACTCGGCAATATTGATCCAAGTGCCATCGAACATGATAGAGAGGTACCTCGCGCTATCCTACTGCTGGGGGCGAGGGACCCAGAAACTTCTTCTTAACAAGGACAATAAGTCCGCTTTGATGTCCGGAATCAGCATACCGCAGTTGGACCCGACCATTCGGGACGCCATGATCACAACGTACGAGCTCGGTTACGAGCTCCTCTGGATTGACGCAGTTTGTATTCttcaagacgacgaggattTTAAAGCGAGGGAGCTGTCTAGGATGGGCGACATCTACCGATGTGCCTcattcaccatcgtcgcgTCCGCAGCAAAGGAGGTCAGCGAGGGGTTTCTCGCCAAGCGAGCCTCAACCATGGAGAAACTCGTCCCAGCAGACAAGCAATCGCAGCTCGTGTTCAAGATGGAAGCCAATTGGCACTACAGGTCTTCGGCCGACCCGGCACCGTTTCCCGTTATTCTCAGACCGGGACCGAAAGGGATGGACAGCCAGGAACCGTGGTACAGGCGGGCATGGACGCTTCAAGAAGCCCTGTTCAGCAGGCGGCAGCTCCAGTATCGCGAAAGCCAGACGACGTGGATCTGCTACTGCACCGAACAGAAGGCGCAGCAGTATGACGGTTGGATGGACGCCAAATGGCACTGCGACCCGGGTTACGGCGACGCAGGCATCCTGGAAGAAGTGACGGAATTGTTGTGGAATCACCTCAAACCTGCTCACGTTTCCACCATCCACGACTGTTGGTATCGTCTCGTTACCGCCTACTGCGACCGGGAGATGACGCACCAGACGGACCGCCTGCCTGCGATATCCGCCATAGCAAGAGAGTTTGCGTTCATCTCAGGAGACGAGTATCATTACGGGCTGTGGAAGTCTGATCTGGTAATGGGTCTAGGGTGGAAGGTAAAGGCCGGTTCTCCGCCATCACGCGAAggccgtgctgctgctggttcACGGCCAGCACCTTCCTGGAGTTGGGCATCTGTTAGTTGCGGAATAACTTGGTTGAGCTTAGACCCTCGGAAGAAGAGCAAAGACTTTGATGTGCTAGGCTGCTATATCAACCTGTCATTACCGAGGGGCCTCTCCGGCGAGGTCCAAGCAACCGATATTCACATCCGCGGCTTGATCGTGTCCCTTTCCCCCATCCCGAAGCTCTATGCTGAGTCACAGGGGGTCAGGTCGGTGGACGGTCTGTTCTACATACACCTTGATTATACGGACGACGACAGACTGTGGGCGGATTCCGGGTCCAAAGCTGAACTGCTGGTACTTAGTACCAAAACAAAGTTGGTAAACGGTATCGTGCTGGTGGAGAAGGGCACTGGCCGGTACGTCCGCGTTGGCACCTTTGAAACTGTACAGTACTGGGAACGGAGGGGAGCAGTAGGCTGGTCAACAAAAAAAGAATACCTGGCTCAGGTTAGGAGATTTttcggcggcaaggagaaCATTCGTGAGCTTGTGCTGGTCTAG